In Erigeron canadensis isolate Cc75 chromosome 1, C_canadensis_v1, whole genome shotgun sequence, a single window of DNA contains:
- the LOC122607352 gene encoding protein HHL1, chloroplastic isoform X1 translates to MEVCMSLKSHSVLLVNSKNVNDSHLVRHSFSSSSSSQQFDGKEKSKRRLMMVVEAKGKKGMQARQFQRPMPAMPKIEDDGNPRFVIFIRMANVYLWYPVSIVAGGTTAKILLAGKDNFVGKYIYKDTLSKNLAGVIYKDEKEVQKTAIRQHRVLRNATEFRYGYKIVEGTNIRAALGSNDVIELPTKAELKTVLDKVVDFFGEAKESFGKLTDLSSTADTEPEETTKDTKPKVKS, encoded by the exons ATGGAAGTTTGTATGTCCCTAAAATCACACTCAGTGTTGCTTGTCAACTCTAAGAATGTTAATGATTCACACTTGGTCAGACACTCTTTTagctcttcttcttcatcacaaCAGTTtgatggaaaagaaaagagtaaaAGAAGATTGATGATGGTGGTTGAAGCAAAAGGAAAAAAGGGGATGCAAGCTCGACAGTTTCAAAGGCCAATGCCTGCAATGCCTAAGATTGAAGATGATGGAAACCCAAGATTTGTTATTTTCATCCGTATGGCTAAT GTTTATCTGTGGTACCCTGTTAGTATCGTAGCAGGTGGAACAACAGCAAAGATCTTGCTTGCAGGCAAAGATAACTTTGTCGGGAAATACATTTACAAAGACACTCTATCGAAAAATCTGGCAGGAGTGATATACAAG GATGAGAAGGAAGTTCAGAAGACAGCAATTAGACAACATCGTGTGTTACGCAATGCAACAGAATTCAGATATGGCTACAAAATTGTG GAAGGTACAAACATAAGAGCAGCACTTGGAAGCAATGATGTAATTGAG CTTCCAACCAAAGCCGAACTGAAAACGGTGCTTGATAAAGTTGTAGATTTCTTTGGGGAGGCCAAAGAGTCATTTGGAAAATTGACTGATCTAAGCTCAACAGCAGATACCGAGCCTGAGGAAACCACAAAAGACACTAAACCCAA GGTCAAAAGCTGA
- the LOC122607352 gene encoding protein HHL1, chloroplastic isoform X2, whose protein sequence is MEVCMSLKSHSVLLVNSKNVNDSHLVRHSFSSSSSSQQFDGKEKSKRRLMMVVEAKGKKGMQARQFQRPMPAMPKIEDDGNPRFVIFIRMANVYLWYPVSIVAGGTTAKILLAGKDNFVGKYIYKDTLSKNLAGVIYKDEKEVQKTAIRQHRVLRNATEFRYGYKIVEGTNIRAALGSNDVIELPTKAELKTVLDKVVDFFGEAKESFGKLTDLSSTADTEPEETTKDTKPK, encoded by the exons ATGGAAGTTTGTATGTCCCTAAAATCACACTCAGTGTTGCTTGTCAACTCTAAGAATGTTAATGATTCACACTTGGTCAGACACTCTTTTagctcttcttcttcatcacaaCAGTTtgatggaaaagaaaagagtaaaAGAAGATTGATGATGGTGGTTGAAGCAAAAGGAAAAAAGGGGATGCAAGCTCGACAGTTTCAAAGGCCAATGCCTGCAATGCCTAAGATTGAAGATGATGGAAACCCAAGATTTGTTATTTTCATCCGTATGGCTAAT GTTTATCTGTGGTACCCTGTTAGTATCGTAGCAGGTGGAACAACAGCAAAGATCTTGCTTGCAGGCAAAGATAACTTTGTCGGGAAATACATTTACAAAGACACTCTATCGAAAAATCTGGCAGGAGTGATATACAAG GATGAGAAGGAAGTTCAGAAGACAGCAATTAGACAACATCGTGTGTTACGCAATGCAACAGAATTCAGATATGGCTACAAAATTGTG GAAGGTACAAACATAAGAGCAGCACTTGGAAGCAATGATGTAATTGAG CTTCCAACCAAAGCCGAACTGAAAACGGTGCTTGATAAAGTTGTAGATTTCTTTGGGGAGGCCAAAGAGTCATTTGGAAAATTGACTGATCTAAGCTCAACAGCAGATACCGAGCCTGAGGAAACCACAAAAGACACTAAACCCAAGTaa